GCGAAATTATCACTGATTATCCTAGCTGTTTGGCGGGCAATCGGTGTAAATATGATTATTTTCTTAGCAGCACTTCAAGGGATCCCACGTGAATACTATGAAGCTGCCTCGCTGGACGGTGCAAATAGCCGTCAACAATTATTTAAAATTACGGTTCCAATGCTTCGTTTCGCCATTTTCTTTGTAACAGTTACAACAATGATTGGTTGGTTGCAATTCTTCGAGGAACCATTCGTCATGACAGAGGGCGGACCGCTGGATAGCACGAACTCGGTTGCACTGTTTATCTATCAAAATGGTTTCCAATTAAGTAAGTTTGGTTATGCCGCTGCTGGATCGTTTATCTTGTTTATCGCAATTATCATCATTACGATAATTCAATTCCGTATTCAGCGTAAAAATAATGGCGGGGATATTTAAGAGAGGAGTGTTATAAATGAATCAATATAGACAAAAATCGCGCGGCGCTCAAATTGCCGTCATTAGTATTTTAACCGTTGGCGGATTCTTTATGATTTTACCGTTCATTTGGATGGTTCTCTCCTCTTTGAAAACGGATGCTGAAATTTTAAAAATCCCGCCTACTATTTGGCCAGAAACATTTACACTAGATAATTTCACCAAACTATTCACTGAAATGGACTTTGCTATTTACTTGAAAAACACATTAATCATTGTATTCTTCTCGTTTTTCGGTTTATTTTTAAATGCGATGGCTGGCTACGGTTTTGCTAAATTTAAATTTAAAGGGAAAAACAAGTTATTTTATCTCGTACTTGCTACGATGATGATTCCCGGACAAGTAACGATGATTCCGGTTTACTTGCTGCTTAATGCGGCTGGATTAACGAATACCATGACAGGGATTGTACTTCCAGGACTTGTTGGTGCTTTTGGGATTTTCTTATTCCGACAATTTATGTCTACCATTTCCGACGATTTACTTGAAGCAGCAAGACTGGATGGCGCTAGTGAATTTTACATTTTCTGGCGGATTGTTATCCCAATTTCTCGACCCGTTCTTGCCGTTCAAGGGATCCTCACATTTATCGCTGGTTGGAACTCGTTCTTATGGCCGTTAATCATTGCCAACGACGAAAAATTCTACACCCTATCAGTTGGCCTTCAATTATTAAAAGGTCAATATGGCAGCAACTACGCCTTACAAATGGCTGGAGCAACCTTCATGGTTATTCCAATTATCTTGATTTTCATGACATTCCAAAAGTACATTTTAAAAGGCTTCAACGTTTCTGGAATGAAATAATTAGTCAAAAAAGAGCTTACCCTTTTAGGATAAGCTCTTTTTTATTATGGTAAAAATGTTTCACCCATCAAGTAAAAGTCTACTTCACGAGCTGCTTCTCGTCCTTCTGCAATCGCGGTTACAACTAAACTTTGACCGTGACGCGCATCTCCGCAAGCGAATACGCCCTCTTCACTAGTGCGGTAAAATCCTTTGGCTGCATCAATCGTATGACGATCTGTTTTTCCTACACCAAAGTTTGTAAAAATATCTTCAGTTGTTCCTGCAAAACCAATCGCGATTAAAACCATATCTACTTCAAAGTATTTTTCGCTACCTTCTACAGGTGTATATTTTCTTTCTGCCTTATTTTCTTCTACTTCTACAGTATGCAATCCAATAAGATTTCCTGCTTCATCTTTTTCAAAAGAAGTTGTATTAATAAGGTACTCACGTGGATCTCTTCCATACACTGCTTCCGCTTCTTCGTGCGCATAATCCATTTTGAAAACACGTGGATATTGCGGCCAAGGGTTTTCGCCATCACGCAATTCAGGTAGTTTATCTTGAATACCAAATTGATAAATACTTTTTGCCCCTTGT
The sequence above is drawn from the Listeria monocytogenes genome and encodes:
- a CDS encoding carbohydrate ABC transporter permease; protein product: MNQYRQKSRGAQIAVISILTVGGFFMILPFIWMVLSSLKTDAEILKIPPTIWPETFTLDNFTKLFTEMDFAIYLKNTLIIVFFSFFGLFLNAMAGYGFAKFKFKGKNKLFYLVLATMMIPGQVTMIPVYLLLNAAGLTNTMTGIVLPGLVGAFGIFLFRQFMSTISDDLLEAARLDGASEFYIFWRIVIPISRPVLAVQGILTFIAGWNSFLWPLIIANDEKFYTLSVGLQLLKGQYGSNYALQMAGATFMVIPIILIFMTFQKYILKGFNVSGMK